A genome region from Camelina sativa cultivar DH55 chromosome 10, Cs, whole genome shotgun sequence includes the following:
- the LOC104719060 gene encoding heat stress transcription factor A-5 isoform X1, with amino-acid sequence MNGALGNSSASVSGGEGVGGPAPFLVKTYEMVDDSSTDQIVSWSANNNSFIVWNHAEFSRLLLPTYFKHNNFSSFIRQLNTYGFRKIDPERWEFLNDDFIKDKKHLLKNIHRRKPIHSHSHPPTASADQERAALQDQMDKLSREKAAIEAKLLKFKQQKAVAKHQFEEMTEHVDDMEKRQKKLLNFLETAIRNPTFVKNFGRKVEQLDISAYNKKRRLPQVEQSKPPSKDSHLDNSSGSSRPESGNIFHQNFSNKLRLELSPAISDMNMVSHSIQSSNEEGGSPKGILSGSDPKTTLTRREGPPFSPEALELADTGTCPRRVLLNDNTRVETLQQRLNSSEETDGSFSCHLNLTLASAPLPDKTASQIAKATHKSQEIGRCTELNFKSIETNASEKNRGRQQEVASQAKAAPPARVNDVFWEQFLTERPGSSENEEASSTYRGNPYEEQEDKRNGNIISRNTNHTKQLTL; translated from the exons ATGAACGGCGCATTAGGTAACTCCTCCGCATCCGTGAGCGGGGGAGAAGGAGTTGGAGGACCTGCTCCCTTCTTGGTGAAGACCTACGAGATGGTAGATGATTCGTCTACGGACCAGATTGTATCGTGGAGCGCTAACAACAACAGCTTCATCGTTTGGAACCATGCGGAGTTTTCACGCCTTCTTCTTCCAACTTACTTCAAGCACAATAACTTCTCTTCTTTCATCCGTCAGCTCAATACCTAt GGGTTCCGGAAGATTGATCCAGAGAGGTGGGAATTTTTGAATGATGATTTTATTAAGGATAAGAAGCATCTTCTCAAGAATATACATAGAAGGAAACCTATACACAGCCACAGTCATCCACCTACTGCGTCGGCAGATCAAGAAAGAGCAGCGTTGCAAGATCAAATGGACAAGCTTTCACGTGAAAAGGCTGCTATCGAAGCTAAGCTTTTGAAGTTCAAACAACAGAAGGCTGTAGCGAAGCATCAGTTTGAAGAAATGACTGAGCATGTTGATGATATGGAGAAGAGGCAGAAGAAGCTGCTGAATTTCTTGGAAACGGCTATTCGGAATCCTACTTTTGTTAAGAATTTTGGTCGTAAAGTTGAGCAATTGGATATTTCTGCTTACAACAAAAAGCGAAGGCTCCCTCAAGTTGAGCAATCAAAGCCTCCTTCAAAAGATTCTCATCTGGATAATAGCAGTGGTAGCTCGAGACCCGAGTCTGGAAATATTTTCCATCAAAATTTCTCGAATAAATTGCGGCTAGAGCTTTCTCCAGCTATTTCAGATATGAACATGGTTTCACACAGTATACAAAGTTCCAATGAAGAAGGAGGGAGTCCCAAGGGAATACTGTCAGGAAGTGATCCAAAAACTACACTAACCAGAAGAGAAGGCCCACCATTTTCACCTGAAGCACTAGAGCTTGCGGATACCGGGACATGCCCGAGGAGAGTACTTTTAAATGACAATACAAGAGTGGAGACCTTACAGCAGAGGCTAAATTCTTCAGAGGAGACCGATGGTAGCTTTTCATGTCATTTAAATCTGACACTGGCTTCTGCTCCATTACCGGACAAGACAGCTTCACAGATAGCTAAGGCAACTCATAAAAGTCAGGAAATTGGAAGATGTACTGAGTTAAACTTTAAATCAATAGAAACAAATGCAAGTGAGAAAAACCGGGGAAGACAACAAGAG GTTGCTAGCCAAGCAAAAGCAGCTCCTCCAGCAAGAGTGAATGATGTATTCTGGGAACAGTTCCTAACAGAAAGGCCGGGGTCTTCAGAGAATGAGGAGGCAAGTTCGACTTATAGAGGAAACCCATACGAAGAGCAAGAGGACAAAAGAAACGGGAATATAATCTCACGTAATACAAATCATACTAAGCAGCTCACCTTATAA
- the LOC104719057 gene encoding protein RALF-like 32, with protein METKPSVIFLTITIFFVCLLVHVTSKTSSSLCNGSVAECSRVVETEEVTVIMESWSSQRLTEEQTRKLSYGALRRNQPACDGGNRGESYSTQCLPPPSNPYSRGCSKHYRCRRDS; from the coding sequence ATGGAGACAAAACCCTCTGTGATCTTTTTGaccatcaccatcttcttcgTCTGCCTTCTTGTGCATGTCACCTCCaaaacatcatcatctctttgcaATGGATCGGTGGCAGAGTGCAGCCGTGTGGTGGAGACAGAGGAAGTGACGGTGATTATGGAGTCTTGGTCAAGCCAGAGGCTGACGGAGGAGCAGACACGGAAGCTTTCGTATGGAGCTTTGAGGAGGAACCAGCCTGCTTGCGACGGTGGTAATCGTGGCGAATCTTACTCCACACAATGTCTTCCTCCGCCGTCTAATCCTTATAGTAGAGGCTGCTCTAAGCATTACCGTTGCAGGCGTGACTCTTGA
- the LOC104719060 gene encoding heat stress transcription factor A-5 isoform X2 translates to MNGALGNSSASVSGGEGVGGPAPFLVKTYEMVDDSSTDQIVSWSANNNSFIVWNHAEFSRLLLPTYFKHNNFSSFIRQLNTYGFRKIDPERWEFLNDDFIKDKKHLLKNIHRRKPIHSHSHPPTASADQERAALQDQMDKLSREKAAIEAKLLKFKQQKAVAKHQFEEMTEHVDDMEKRQKKLLNFLETAIRNPTFVKNFGRKVEQLDISAYNKKRRLPQVEQSKPPSKDSHLDNSSGSSRPESGNIFHQNFSNKLRLELSPAISDMNMVSHSIQSSNEEGGSPKGILSGSDPKTTLTRREGPPFSPEALELADTGTCPRRVLLNDNTRVETLQQRLNSSEETDGSFSCHLNLTLASAPLPDKTASQIAKATHKSQEIGRCTELNFKSIETNASEKNRGRQQEVASQAKAAPPARVNDVFWEQFLTERPGSSENEEASSTYRGNPYEEQEDKRNGNIISRNTNHTKQLTL, encoded by the exons ATGAACGGCGCATTAGGTAACTCCTCCGCATCCGTGAGCGGGGGAGAAGGAGTTGGAGGACCTGCTCCCTTCTTGGTGAAGACCTACGAGATGGTAGATGATTCGTCTACGGACCAGATTGTATCGTGGAGCGCTAACAACAACAGCTTCATCGTTTGGAACCATGCGGAGTTTTCACGCCTTCTTCTTCCAACTTACTTCAAGCACAATAACTTCTCTTCTTTCATCCGTCAGCTCAATACCTAt GGGTTCCGGAAGATTGATCCAGAGAGGTGGGAATTTTTGAATGATGATTTTATTAAGGATAAGAAGCATCTTCTCAAGAATATACATAGAAGGAAACCTATACACAGCCACAGTCATCCACCTACTGCGTCGGCAGATCAAGAAAGAGCAGCGTTGCAAGATCAAATGGACAAGCTTTCACGTGAAAAGGCTGCTATCGAAGCTAAGCTTTTGAAGTTCAAACAACAGAAGGCTGTAGCGAAGCATCAGTTTGAAGAAATGACTGAGCATGTTGATGATATGGAGAAGAGGCAGAAGAAGCTGCTGAATTTCTTGGAAACGGCTATTCGGAATCCTACTTTTGTTAAGAATTTTGGTCGTAAAGTTGAGCAATTGGATATTTCTGCTTACAACAAAAAGCGAAGGCTCCCTCAAGTTGAGCAATCAAAGCCTCCTTCAAAAGATTCTCATCTGGATAATAGCAGTGGTAGCTCGAGACCCGAGTCTGGAAATATTTTCCATCAAAATTTCTCGAATAAATTGCGGCTAGAGCTTTCTCCAGCTATTTCAGATATGAACATGGTTTCACACAGTATACAAAGTTCCAATGAAGAAGGAGGGAGTCCCAAGGGAATACTGTCAGGAAGTGATCCAAAAACTACACTAACCAGAAGAGAAGGCCCACCATTTTCACCTGAAGCACTAGAGCTTGCGGATACCGGGACATGCCCGAGGAGAGTACTTTTAAATGACAATACAAGAGTGGAGACCTTACAGCAGAGGCTAAATTCTTCAGAGGAGACCGATGGTAGCTTTTCATGTCATTTAAATCTGACACTGGCTTCTGCTCCATTACCGGACAAGACAGCTTCACAGATAGCTAAGGCAACTCATAAAAGTCAGGAAATTGGAAGATGTACTGAGTTAAACTTTAAATCAATAGAAACAAATGCAAGTGAGAAAAACCGGGGAAGACAACAAGAGGTTGCTAGCCAAGCAAAAGCAGCTCCTCCAGCAAGAGTGAATGATGTATTCTGGGAACAGTTCCTAACAGAAAGGCCGGGGTCTTCAGAGAATGAGGAGGCAAGTTCGACTTATAGAGGAAACCCATACGAAGAGCAAGAGGACAAAAGAAACGGGAATATAATCTCACGTAATACAAATCATACTAAGCAGCTCACCTTATAA